One segment of Macaca fascicularis isolate 582-1 chromosome 4, T2T-MFA8v1.1 DNA contains the following:
- the C4H6orf118 gene encoding uncharacterized protein C6orf118 homolog — MAEELEPELYLKWQHCQTPGVKTLCNLKTLLNRLQKDHREDVYLYISGHLNPNKLYRPPETVLQHWPNAHRPKGERSSEVGELPTGKVLRMKEALAHFTIHTALVPSEAQDTPLFRYLNPQASLSHTLEEDLFPVEVLREGKEEKKGGPPGRSPPGWRRREELQLPDVKVLRYQEAGPRGARDRHHYVSSYLAGATNADRYRMFLRFQKEVLAKQDLLKNDFTGSKVAVGHEKKLQQELQKICTCSRQQFHRLHVFGKVFEDICNSSLIFGDLLKKVKDEYELYMATLLESQPTTQYEALLAQLKALGQKPVKTADVDLAKEELRMLVRATKAALEQNDRLRSELEMELALLQSAKERSGRYLCDVLLMGALL; from the exons ATGGCGGAGGAGCTAGAGCCTGAAT TGTACCTGAAGTGGCAGCACTGCCAGACGCCAGGCGTGAAGACCCTGTGTAATCTGAAGACACTTCTGAATCGGCTTCAGAAAGACCACCGGGAGGACGTCTACCTCTACATCTCTGGACACCTGAACCCCAACAAGCTCTACCGGCCTCCTGAGACAGTCTTACAGCACTGGCCCAATGCCCACCGGCCCAAGGGGGAGCGTTCCTCTGAGGTGGGAGAGCTGCCCACAGGGAAGGTGCTGAGGATGAAGGAGGCCCTGGCCCACTTCACCATCCATACGGCGCTGGTCCCCAGTGAGGCCCAGGACACCCCGCTGTTCAGGTACCTGAACCCCCAGGCCTCTCTTTCCCACACTTTAGAGGAGGATCTCTTTCCAGTGGAGGTTCTccgagaggggaaggaagaaaagaaaggaggccCTCCTGGACGGAGCCCTCCTGGATGGCGCAGGAGGGAAGAACTCCAGCTGCCCGACGTGAAGGTGCTGAGGTACCAAGAAGCCGGGCCCAGAGGCGCCAGGGACCGGCACCACTATGTCAGCTCCTACCTGGCGGGGGCCACCAACGCAGACAGGTACAGGATGTTCCTGCGTTTCCAGAAAGAAGTGCTCGCCAAGCAAGATCTCCTGAAGAATGACTTCACTGGGAGCAAGGTGGCCGTGGGCCACGAAAAAAAGCTACAGCAG GAGCTCCAGAAAATTTGCACCTGCAGCCGTCAACAGTTCCACAGACTGCACGTCTTTGGAAAAGTCTTTGAAGATATTTGTAACAGTTCTTTGATATTTGGTGATCTCTTGAAAAAAGTTAAG GATGAATATGAACTCTACATGGCGACGCTCCTGGAGTCCCAGCCCACAACACAGTACGAG GCTCTTCTGGCTCAACTCAAGGCGCTGGGGCAGAAGCCAGTGAAGACGGCAGACGTGGATCTCGCCAAGGAAGAGCTGAGGATGCTTGTGAGAGCCACAAAAGCAGCCCTGGAGCAGAACGATAG ACTCAGAAGTGAACTGGAGATGGAGCTGGCATTGCTGCAGTCTGCGAAGGAACGATCAGGCAGGTATCTGTGTGATGTCCTCTTGATGGGTGCTTTGCTGTGA